A genomic window from Sorex araneus isolate mSorAra2 chromosome 2, mSorAra2.pri, whole genome shotgun sequence includes:
- the LOC101544656 gene encoding olfactory receptor 2B2-like — protein sequence MTRVNESSVPREFLLLGFSDRPWLELPLFVVFLVSYILTILGNLAIIVVSRVDAKLRTPMYFFLTNLSVLDLCYTTSTVPQMLINIRSARKVISYGGCVAQLFIFLALGSTECLLLAVMSFDRFVAICRPLRYSVIMHPRLCVQLAAAAWVSGFSNSVLQSTLTLEMPLCGHHEVDHFFCEVPALLRLSCADTTANEAELFFISVLFLLIPLALILVSYGFIARAVLRIKSAEGRRKAFGTCGSHLVVVSLFYGTAIYMYLQPPSPASKDRGKMVSLFYGIITPMLNPIIYTLRNKDVKGAFRRLVTRTFSLKR from the coding sequence ATGACGCGGGTCAACGAGAGCAGCGTCCCTCGGGAGTTCCTCCTCCTCGGCTTCTCGGACCGGCCCTGGCTGGAGCTCCCGCTCTTTGTCGTGTTCCTGGTTTCCTACATCTTGACCATCCTCGGCAACCTGGCGATAATCGTCGTGTCCCGCGTGGATGCCAAGCTCcgcacccccatgtacttcttcctgacCAACCTGTCGGTGCTGGATCTCTGCTACACCACCAGCACCGTGCCGCAGATGCTCATCAACATCCGCAGCGCCCGCAAGGTCATCAGCTACGGCGGCTGCGTGGCCCAGCTcttcatcttcctggccctggggtCCACCGAGTGTCTTCTCCTGGCCGTCATGTCCTTCGACAGGTTCGTGGCCATCTGCCGGCCCCTCCGGTACTCGGTCATCATGCACCCGAGGCTGTGCGTCCAGCTGGCCGCGGCGGCGTGGGTCAGCGGCTTCAGCAACTCCGTCTTGCAGTCCACCCTCACCCTGGAGATGCCGCTCTGCGGCCACCACGAAGTGGATCACTTCTTCTGTGAGGTGCCCGCGCTGCTCAGGCTGTCGTGCGCGGACACGACGGCCAACGAGGCGGAACTCTTCTTCATCAGCGTGCTGTTCCTCCTCATCCCGCTGGCGCTCATCCTCGTCTCCTACGGCTTCATCGCCCGGGCCGTGCTGCGGATCAAGTCGGCCGAGGGCCGGCGCAAGGCGTTTGGAACGTGCGGCTCCCATCTCGTCGTGGTGTCCCTTTTCTATGGCACTGCCATCTACATGTACCTGCAGCCCCCGTCCCCCGCCTCCAAGGACCGGGGGAAGATGGTGTCCCTCTTTTACGGCATCATCACGCCTATGCTGAACCCCATTATCTACACACTTCGGAACAAAGATGTCAAGGGAGCCTTCAGGAGACTGGTGACAAGGACCTTCTCACTCAAGAGATAG
- the LOC101546519 gene encoding aminomethyltransferase, mitochondrial-like, translated as MPCGRADTPENLVTLPCGFKGHLKYVLLKESLHRKEEWLALPSTVSRLYSDSQDVLRQTPLYDFLLARGGKMVAFAGWSLPMQYRDSHVDSHLHTRRHCSLFDVSHRLQTKIFGGDRVKLMESLVVGDIAELRPNQGTLSLFTNEAGGILDDLIATNTSEGYLYVVSNAGCWDKDLALMQDKLRELQNKGDDVGLEVVDDALLALQGPTAAQVLQTGLADDLKKLPFMTSAVMEVFGVSSCRVTGCGYMGEDGVEISVPAATALLENPEVKLAARDSLRVEAGLCLYGSNIDEHTIPVEGSLSWTLGKRRRAAMDFPGARVIVPQLKGKVQRKRVGLTCEGAPMRAHSPILSTDSTVIGAVTSGCPSPCLKKDVAMGYVSSEYSRPGTQLLVEVRRKQQMAVVSKMPFVPTNYYMLK; from the exons ATGCCCTGTGGCAG GGCAGATACCCCAGAGAACTTGGTCACTCTCCCATGTGGCTTCAAGGGCCACCTTAAGTATGTCTTGCTGAAGGAGAGCTTACACAGAAAAGAGGAGTGGCTG GCACTTCCCTCGACCGTGAGCCGTCTGTACAGTGACTCCCAGGATGTGCTCCGCCAGACCCCCCTGTATGACTTCCTCCTGGCCCGTGGAGGGAAGATGGTGGCCTTCGCAGGCTGGAGTCTGCCCATGCAGTACCGGGACAGCCACGTCGACTCACACCTTCACACCCGCCGGCACTGCTCGCTCTTCGATGTGTCCCACAGGCTGCAGACTAAAATTTTTGGTGGTGATCGAGTGAAGTTGATGGAGAGTTTGGTGGTTGGAGATATTGCAGAACTAAGACCAAACCAGGGGACTCTGTCGCTGTTTACCAACGAGGCCGGAGGTATCTTAGATGACCTTATTGCGACCAACACCTCTGAGGGGTACTTGTATGTGGTGTCCAACGCTGGCTGCTGGGACAAGGACTTGGCCCTGATGCAGGACAAGCTCAGGGAGCTTCAGAACAAGGGTGATGATGTGGGCCTGGAGGTGGTGGATGATGCCCTGCTGGCCCTGCAAGGCCCCACTGCAGCCCAGGTACTCCAGACCGGCTTGGCAGATGACTTGAAGAAACTGCCCTTCATGACCAGTGCTGTGATGGAGGTGTTTGGTGTGTCCAGCTGCCGTGTGACCGGGTGTGGCTACATGGGAGAAGATGGTGTGGAGATCTCTGTGCCGGCAGCAACAGCTCTGCTGGAGAACCCGGAGGTGAAGTTGGCGGCCCGGGACAGCCTGCGTGTGGAGGCTGGCCTCTGCCTATATGGGAGCAACATTGATGAGCACACCATACCGGTGGAAGGCAGCCTCAGTTGGACACTGGGAAAACGCCGCCGAGCTGCCATGGATTTCCCTGGAGCCAGGGTCATCGTTCCCCAGCTGAAGGGCAAGGTGCAGAGGAAACGTGTGGGGTTAACCTGTGAGGGGGCACCTATGCGGGCACACAGCCCCATCCTGAGCACGGACAGTACCGTGATTGGTGCTGTAACCAGTGGCTGTCCGTCGCCCTGCCTGAAGAAGGATGTGGCGATGGGGTATGTGTCCTCTGAGTATAGTCGGCCAGGCACCCAGCTGCTGGTAGAGGTGCGGCGGAAGCAGCAGATGGCTGTGGTCAGCAAAATGCCCTTTGTGCCCACAAACTACTATATGCTCAAGTGA